A region of the Clostridium sp. AN503 genome:
TTTATCTCCAGGGAGCTTACTGCGCTGCGGGAATATTCGGCAGGGGTGTTCCGTATTTTTGCACTCTCATTTTTGATCATGGGCGTCAATATCCAGATGGGCGGATTTTTTACGGCGGTGGAAAGGCCCCAGCCTGCGCTGGCGATCTCTTTGGGGCGGGGCGTCATAATCATCGCGATTGCCTTAAAGCTCTGCACTATGGTTCTGGGAGGAGAGGGAATCTGGCTGTCCCAGATCGTTTCGGAGATCTTGTGCTGTGTGATGACAGGGTTTTTTATTTACCGATATAGAAAACAGATGAGGAGAGGAGAAATAATATGAAAGTATTATTGTCAAATGGAAGTCCCCATGCGGACGGATGCACCCATGCGGCGCTCAGTGAGGCGGCGGGTGCCCTGGAGCGGGAAGGAATCGGGACGGAGATCGTTCACATCGGAGCCGATAAAACCCATGGCTGTATGGGCTGTGGAGGCTGCGGCGTATCCGGGTTCTGTGTACATGAGGATGACAGGCTGAATGAAGTGATCGGGAAGCTGGATGGGATAGACGGGCTTGTGGTCGGATCTCCGGTCCACTATGCGGCGGCAGCGGGAGCAGTATCCTGTTTCCTGGACAGGTTGTTTACGGCGGCGCCCGGGAAGCTGGCCTTTAAGCCGGCGGCCTGTGTGGTGAGCTGCCGGCGGGGAGGCGCCAGCGCGGCCTTTGATGAGCTGAATAAATATTTTACCATCAACAATATGCCGGTTGTCCCAAGCCAGTACTGGAACAGCATCCACGGAAGTGCAAAGGAGGAGGCGTTACAGGATCTGGAGGGGCTTCAGATCATGCGGCAGCTGGGAAGAAACATGGCATGGATGCTGAAGTGCTTTGAGCTGGGCAAAAAGGAAGCTGTATTACACCCTGTTCCGGAAGAACATCTCTGGACCAGCTTTATCCGATGACCCTGATAATATGGTCTCTTGTTTTGTATTATGCGATGTGGTATCCTAAAAAGTAGTTGAAAATATGGGGGTAATTCATGATACAACGGGGTGCGGCTGCAATATTTACCATAGGGTTTTCACTGCTGCTGATCATATCGGTTCTGTTTGTTTTTCAGGAGAGGCCGCAGGGGGAATGGAAGGACCAGATCATGCTCCGGATGGAGGTTCCTTATGAGAAGGACCATCCCACCGGAAAGGCGGCGGAATA
Encoded here:
- a CDS encoding flavodoxin family protein — encoded protein: MKVLLSNGSPHADGCTHAALSEAAGALEREGIGTEIVHIGADKTHGCMGCGGCGVSGFCVHEDDRLNEVIGKLDGIDGLVVGSPVHYAAAAGAVSCFLDRLFTAAPGKLAFKPAACVVSCRRGGASAAFDELNKYFTINNMPVVPSQYWNSIHGSAKEEALQDLEGLQIMRQLGRNMAWMLKCFELGKKEAVLHPVPEEHLWTSFIR